A window from Ignavibacteriota bacterium encodes these proteins:
- a CDS encoding dicarboxylate/amino acid:cation symporter — MSRHTKIFIGLLAGAVFGILSNIYLSETSFLNFVQTYFSDPLGKIFLNMLIMMVIPLVFASLSLGVAQIGDLKNLGRIGLKTILYFFLVTTLAVTIGLTLVNTIKPGNYLSHEIKTKLLTSYQSEASEIKEKSENIEFGIQTLVNIVPRNPIAAIAKPNPEMLALIFFSIIVGVALTMIGKDKAQPVISLLEGINEITIIVINIAMKLAPYGVFALIFSTTSRFGFELLVALSIYVITVLLGLTIHLLLSFPILIKTFAKYNPVLFFKKIETVMLTAFSTSSSSATLPTSISVSQKNLGIPSQITGFVLPLGATMNMNGTALFEGVTVLFLAQVFGVELSFGVQLIVVLMSVLTAIGTAGVPSGSIPLLVMVLMMVNVPAEGIAIILGVDRFLDMCRTVLNVTGDITCAAYVAKSEGYQLAKE; from the coding sequence ATGAGTAGACATACAAAAATTTTTATTGGATTATTGGCTGGAGCAGTTTTTGGAATTTTAAGCAATATTTATTTAAGCGAAACAAGTTTTTTAAATTTTGTGCAAACTTATTTTTCTGATCCTCTTGGAAAAATATTTCTTAATATGTTGATAATGATGGTGATTCCATTAGTGTTTGCGAGTTTGTCTTTGGGAGTTGCTCAAATTGGCGATTTGAAAAATCTTGGAAGAATTGGATTAAAAACAATTTTATATTTTTTTCTAGTAACTACTTTAGCTGTAACAATTGGATTGACTTTAGTTAATACAATAAAACCGGGAAATTATTTATCACATGAAATTAAAACAAAATTATTAACTTCTTACCAAAGTGAAGCAAGCGAAATAAAGGAAAAATCGGAAAACATAGAATTCGGAATTCAAACTTTGGTAAACATAGTTCCTCGAAATCCAATAGCAGCAATTGCAAAACCTAATCCCGAAATGTTGGCTTTAATATTTTTCTCAATAATTGTTGGCGTTGCATTAACAATGATTGGAAAAGATAAAGCTCAGCCGGTAATTAGTTTATTAGAAGGAATAAATGAAATTACAATTATTGTAATAAACATCGCAATGAAATTGGCACCGTACGGTGTTTTTGCATTAATATTTTCAACAACTTCGCGTTTCGGTTTTGAGCTTTTGGTTGCATTAAGTATTTACGTTATTACAGTTTTACTTGGATTAACAATTCACTTATTATTATCGTTTCCCATCTTAATCAAAACTTTCGCAAAATATAATCCGGTTTTATTTTTTAAGAAAATTGAAACTGTAATGTTAACCGCATTTTCAACAAGTTCAAGCAGTGCAACTTTACCGACATCAATTTCTGTTTCGCAAAAGAATTTGGGAATTCCATCACAAATTACTGGCTTTGTTCTTCCACTTGGTGCAACAATGAATATGAACGGAACAGCTTTGTTTGAAGGAGTTACAGTTTTATTTCTTGCACAAGTTTTTGGAGTTGAACTAAGTTTTGGAGTTCAATTAATAGTTGTGTTAATGAGTGTTTTAACTGCAATCGGAACCGCCGGAGTTCCATCCGGATCCATTCCGCTTTTAGTTATGGTTTTAATGATGGTAAATGTTCCCGCAGAAGGAATTGCAATTATTCTTGGTGTTGATAGATTTCTTGATATGTGCAGAACAGTTTTAAATGTAACCGGTGATATTACTTGTGCAGCTTATGTCGCAAAATCTGAAGGATATCAATTAGCTAAAGAATAA